From a single Kingella potus genomic region:
- the fur gene encoding ferric iron uptake transcriptional regulator — MDNNIAQLRDSGLKVTGPRLKILDLFEKHPKEHMSAEDVYRMLLESDVEIGVATIYRVLTQFEQAGILLRHHFETGKAVYELNTGGHHDHIVCVKCGRVAEFHSEEIEELQDRMAEEHGYRIVDHALYMYGVCSTCQKKEKR; from the coding sequence ATGGACAACAATATTGCACAACTGAGAGACAGCGGCCTGAAAGTAACCGGTCCCCGTTTGAAAATCCTGGATCTGTTTGAAAAACATCCGAAAGAGCATATGAGCGCGGAAGATGTGTACCGTATGCTTTTGGAAAGCGATGTGGAGATCGGTGTGGCCACCATCTACCGCGTACTGACCCAGTTTGAGCAGGCGGGTATTCTGCTGCGCCATCATTTTGAAACCGGTAAAGCGGTGTACGAATTGAATACCGGCGGACACCATGACCACATTGTCTGTGTCAAATGCGGCCGAGTGGCCGAGTTCCACAGCGAGGAAATCGAAGAGCTGCAAGACAGAATGGCCGAAGAACACGGCTACCGCATTGTTGATCACGCACTGTATATGTACGGTGTGTGCAGCACTTGCCAGAAAAAGGAAAAACGCTGA
- a CDS encoding type IV secretion protein Rhs — protein sequence MTESRRLTPDETRAAQTVFGPHLDYAAVRIHRGLPLLPQYHTAVSPNGRIYFPQTHYLPDYTRAAPGYTLWLIHELTHVWQWQHGFKTWLGGLILAARGGYLRRRAYRCPPLHEIRRFSDLNMEQQAETLARCYAVLHSPHTHTAVQNDACRRILQQFSAQTPSDKLLPRYFAAMRKIK from the coding sequence ATGACCGAATCCCGCCGCCTCACACCCGACGAAACCCGCGCCGCACAAACCGTATTCGGCCCCCATCTGGACTATGCCGCCGTCCGCATCCACCGAGGCCTGCCCCTGCTGCCGCAATATCACACCGCCGTTTCCCCCAACGGCCGCATCTATTTCCCCCAAACACACTACCTTCCCGACTACACCCGTGCCGCACCGGGCTACACGCTGTGGCTGATACACGAACTGACCCACGTCTGGCAATGGCAGCACGGCTTCAAAACCTGGCTGGGCGGCCTCATCCTCGCCGCCCGTGGCGGCTACCTCCGCCGCCGAGCCTACCGCTGCCCGCCCCTGCACGAAATACGCAGATTTTCCGATCTCAATATGGAGCAGCAGGCCGAAACCCTCGCACGCTGCTATGCCGTCCTTCATTCCCCGCATACGCACACAGCAGTACAAAACGATGCCTGCCGCCGCATCCTGCAACAATTCTCCGCCCAAACCCCGTCCGACAAGCTGCTGCCCCGCTACTTCGCTGCCATGAGAAAAATTAAATAA